The bacterium sequence ACTAAGTAATGGAAGATACTATAAATGAGAAGGATAAAAGGTATTCCTTATAATCTTGGGAGTCCTTCTGAAGGGAAAAAAGGAGAAACTTAAGGTTAAGGTTGCGAAATATCAGAAGTTTTCCTTAAGATTATCTAAACACATACCACATATGTTTTCCCTTTCCTTTATCCATTTGAAATAACCACCCTATTTTTATGTTTAAATGCACTTGCCAAAGCAGAGTTTGCACTCCTTAAAAACTCAATATGCGATGTTTCTGATGAGGGATAGCAGGCAATACCAATAATGGGAAAATACCCTGTGTTTGCCTCTATTTCCTTTTTTATCCTCTCTACCAAAATCATAATCCTATTCCTTCCTGTCCTTAAGGCTAAAATGTAAAACCTTCCATCGTTATACGAGACTATATCATCAGCCCTTGTCTGTGAATTTATAATGAGCCCTATTTTTTGAACCTCAGAAAGAGAAGAAGGAAGCTCAAGCTTTATAATTATTAAGGATAAAGGCCTTAAAATCCTCATACTCCTTGCAAATTCTTCCTTAAGCTTATTTTCAAAAAATGAATAGGCAAAGAGGGCTGTTTTATTATCGGTTATGCTTAATCTACTTATCTCCTCATAAAACCTTTCATTCTTAAGATGTAATGAAACGATATTAGAAATAAGCTCAAGAAAGACCTTCTCTTTATCAGAAAACCTCCTTTTTGCATAAGAGCCACAAAGGATAAGCCCCTGTGGAGAATCGGGAAGACCAAGGCAAACAGAAATGGCAGAGAGAAGCTTAATCTCCTTAAGAAAGCTATAATTTGGCTCATCCTTCATATATACATCATTGATAATTATTGTCTTTCCCTCCTTTACAGCCCCTCCCACAAAACCATCTCCCATCTTAAATTGTGGTATAGCCACAGAAGGTTTTCCAGAGCTTGCTATAAGCTCTAACCTTCCTATTTCGGG is a genomic window containing:
- a CDS encoding GAF domain-containing protein, producing the protein MGSVLVSETMLCEEALEDERQQAKILQPRLQSTMYELNMESKKLQELCSISLKMDEDLPFKKRLDYIIQEIMGFLKTDINLIFLLNPEIGRLELIASSGKPSVAIPQFKMGDGFVGGAVKEGKTIIINDVYMKDEPNYSFLKEIKLLSAISVCLGLPDSPQGLILCGSYAKRRFSDKEKVFLELISNIVSLHLKNERFYEEISRLSITDNKTALFAYSFFENKLKEEFARSMRILRPLSLIIIKLELPSSLSEVQKIGLIINSQTRADDIVSYNDGRFYILALRTGRNRIMILVERIKKEIEANTGYFPIIGIACYPSSETSHIEFLRSANSALASAFKHKNRVVISNG